A region of Neovison vison isolate M4711 chromosome 7, ASM_NN_V1, whole genome shotgun sequence DNA encodes the following proteins:
- the LOC122914041 gene encoding olfactory receptor 8A1 has protein sequence MAAENHSTVTDFILRGLTNQLELQLPLFFLFLGIYLVTMIGNLGMFTLICLNPQLHTPMYYFLSNLSFVDLCYSSVITPKMLVNFVSEKNTISYAGCMSQLYFFLVFVIAECYMLTVMAYDRYVAICSPLLYNVIMCRQVCSRLVAVVYAMGLIGSTIETGLMLKLSYCELFISHYFCDILPLMKLSCSNTYDIEMTVFFLAGFNIIVTSLTVLVSYIFILSNILRISTTEGRSKAFSTCSSHLVAVGMFYGSTAFMYLKPSTASSLAQENVASVFYTTVIPMLNPLIYSLRNKEVKAAMQKTLRRNVF, from the coding sequence ATGGCTGCAGAAAATCACTCTACAGTGACCGATTTCATTCTCAGGGGATTGACAAATCAGCTAGAGCTCCAGctcccccttttcttcctcttccttgggATCTACTTGGTCACCATGATAGGGAACTTGGGCATGTTCACACTGATCTGTCTGAATCCTCAGCTTCACACCCCCATGTACTACTTCCTTAGCAATCTGTCATTTGTGGACCTCTGCTACTCCTCTGTCATTACCCCAAAAATGTTGGTGAACTTTGTGTCAGAGAAGAACACCATCTCCTATGCAGGGTGCATGTCACAGCTCTACTTCTTCCTTGTGTTTGTCATTGCCGAGTGTTACATGCTGACagtgatggcctatgaccgctacgtCGCCATCTGCAGCCCTTTGCTCTACAATGTCATCATGTGCCGTCAAGTCTGCTCCCGGCTGGTGGCTGTGGTCTATGCCATGGGGCTCATTGGCTCAACAATAGAGACTGGCCTCATGTTAAAACTGTCCTATTGTGAGCTCTTCATCAGTCACTACTTCTGTGACATCCTCCCTCTCATGAAGCTCTCCTGCTCTAATACCTATGATATTGAGATGACAGTCTTCTTTTTAGCTGGATTCAACATCATAGTCACCAGTTTAACAGTCCTTGTTTCCTACATcttcatcctctccaacatcctCCGCATCAGCACCACAGAGGGCAGGTCCAAAGCCTTCAGCACCTGCAGCTCCCACCTTGTGGCTGTGGGGATGTTCTATGGATCTACTGCGTTCATGTACTTAAAACCCTCCACAGCCAGTTCCCTGGCTCAGGAAAACGTGGCCTCCGTGTTCTACACCACAGTGATCCCCATGCTGAATCCCCTAATCTACAGCTTGAGGAATAAGGAGGTAAAGGCCGCCATGCAGAAAACACTGAGGAGAAACGTGTTTTGA